The Papio anubis isolate 15944 chromosome 2, Panubis1.0, whole genome shotgun sequence region CAATGCAACCACCCTGCACACCCACACCACCCTGACTTCTCATGCACACGCCGACACCAGCACACACAACACCTGCAGGATCACGAGTCTGGAGATGGGGGACAGAGAGGCAGCCCCCGGCTCCCTCCACTCAGCAAGGGCTCTGCCCCTAACTCCTCCTGACCGGTGGCCGCCAGGATGGATCCACTCAGCAGGGCACGACCGAGCCCTCCGAGAAGACAACGTGGAGTCTCTGGGGTGGTTCTGGCCCCCAACCCCAACCTCGCGACCACAGCAGCGCCACAGGGCGGCCCAAGAAGTAGGCAAGACAATGAGGGGGCAGGGCCAAGCTGGAGGGGCGCGGCCTCAGGTGTTGTCGGCCCCGCCCGGCGAAGGAATGCAAACGCGCTTGCGGGACGCCTGGCCGGGTTGCGGTCTTGGACGAATGGCGTGCGAGGGCGACCGGATGAAGAGATGAAATCTTGGGGAAACCACGAGCCGGGGCGAGATGTGGGGCAGGGACTGCACGgccggggaaactgaggcccagttcAGCGACGGCCACGCGGAGGGGGGCGAGTGAGCCCAGAGGGGGTCACGGGCCAAGGGAACGCGAGCCAGGCGAGACTGAGACCGCGACCCTGGGACCGTGGCTACGGCAGTCCGAGACGCCGCGCGCGCACGCACAGTCGGAGAGCAGCTACAAAACTAGGCCAGGTTTATTGCCGATAAGGGAGAACCGGGGCCGCCGTTAGGAATTAAGGCCACAGGCGGCCCTCGTGCTCTGACGAAACGGGGACTTGGAAGCCGGGGAACCCCGCCCCAGACTGTGCAAAAAGTGCTGCTACGGCCACAGACGCCAGCGCTGACTCTCAGGGCCGCCCCTCAGCCGGCGAGGGGCAGGACTTCCGCCCGCCAATCCCTGAGGGAGTAACATCGCCCGCCAATCCCTGAGTTGGGCAGGGTGGGGCCCCGCCCACCCCCTGGGCGGCCCACCCCGGGGTGTTCCCGTCGACTTCTGGGCGGGGCCTTCCGGGCCAAGCCCGTCGGGGGCGGGGCCCGAGCAGCCGGACTGGCCAGGTTCAGCGCGCCTCAGCAGGGTTGTATTCCGTCTCTCCCGAGGACACCTGGGAGATCCGCCGCGAGGACCGCCACAGCTTCCGCGCGAACTGGCTGCTGCGCACCTGGTGGGCGTAAGGGTTGAGTAGGGTCAGCTGGGACCGCCGCGCTGCGCCCCGCCCCGTTCGAGGGGCCTCCCCACCCTCGCCCCATCCTCACCTCAGAAGGCTGCCCGGCGCCCACCACGATGAGCTTGCCGTCCTCCAGGCCCACCAGCACGTGGCTGCGCTCCTTGGTCACGGCCACGCTGCGGATGGCCACCTTCATGGGCAGGGGAGGCGCGGCCGGGAGCAGTCTGGAAGGGAGAGGGGATATACACCAGCTTGCGACTGCAAGGGGGTTTTGCGACCAGCAGATACCCCTTATCCCATATACCCTCTCTGTCCTCATTTTAAGGATGGCTAAATTGAAACTTTTATACACAAAGAAATCTCCCACAACTGTGGCTAAGCCGAGGCGCAGGGCAAGACCTCCCTATGGGAAGATGAGGGGACAGGTAACAAACCTTGAAATATGTGCCCACAAACATGTATGGTGTGTGGATTCCTAGGGGGAATCTCCCCCCGCTTTATTCTACACCAATGACCACAACCTTCAGGGGCCATGAACTCATAAATGGGGGGGCTTACGTGTTTAGTTGGAGGATGTGCAGGGCGCACTGGGCGGTGCCCAGCAACACAAAGTCCTCTGTCACCGTCAGGGCTGTAGGCTGCTCTGCCAGGGGCAGTGAAGCCCGCAACTTCCCATTGACCGAATACAGGTGCAAGGAGTAGGTGACCTGGAGGAAGCAGGGAGTGTCAGCAAGGACAGGATCCCAACTGCCCCTCCATCTTTGCTGGGTACCCCTTCCCCATACCTGGGCCCCAGGACGTTCCCACGCTGAGCTCTGTACCACAATCTGGCCTTCGGACCCCAATGCCAGGTGGAAAATAGGTCCAGGCACTGAGGCACTCGGAGGCTGTAGTGCTGCCACAAACTGGCCACGGCGTACAGTGTGTATGATCACAGTTCCATCCTGCAGGAAGGCAACTTAGGGTCCTGGGCAGGAATCTGGGCTCCAGGGGGATTGCCCAGCAAACTCACCCTCCCCAgggcacatgcatacacacacctCAGATCCAGACACAGCCATGTCAAGTTCAGTGTTGATGGccacacagctcactgcagccccatgCCCATACAGGACCTGCACAGGCTTTGGTGCCAGGCCTACTGACAGACCACCCTGTGGATGACCAGGGTTGGCTTAGGACTGGCCCCTGAGGCTCAGGAAACGAAGGCCTTGTCCAAGACTAGAGAGCTGGAGGGTCATGGAACCCCAGACTTGCTCATGGTagcaaagggaagggaaagacagGAGGGCAGGACCGGAAGGCCACCGAGGGATGGATGGGCTGTAGGTCTGGGCTATGGGGACCCCACAGAGCTGCCTATCAGGCACACCTGATGCAGGAGCCGCCACACCATGCATGTGGTGTCCCGGGAGCCTGAGATGAGGTAGATGCCACAGGTGTCCAGTGCAAGGCAGGTTACTACATCTGCACGGGAAGGGGAGGGTACAGGCAAAATGGAGGAATCACATCCGCTCCGGCCAGCCTCAGAACCCGGCCCCATACCTGCGTGCCTCCAAGGCTGTTCATACCAAGGTGGCGGCTGAGCTGGCTCAACAGCTTGCCACGGGATAGTGCAGTCACTCGCAGGCTGCCATCCCAGTGGCCCCCGCTGAATAGCAGCTTTCCGTCAGGGGCCACTGCCAGTGCTTGTCCGCTCACACCACTGTCTGGCACCCATGGGCCACTCAGCAGTCGCTGCGTCCTGACCCAGTGAGGGGGATGGCAAGTGAGGCCAGGCCACATGGAAGAGACCCAGGCCCTCAGGGAGCCTGGTCAGACCTTTCCCCTGCAGCTGGCCTACATTCTGATTAGGGAGAGGAATAATTCAGGGTGCAGAGCATTTGTAGCCCACCCCACCCACAGCCCTCTGTCCTACTTGTGGCTGCCCATGGTGGGGTCTTTGCTGAAGCTGAAGTAGTTGCTTATGTTGCGGTCATAGGGCAACCAGCTGTGGGTACCCAGCAGCCCACTGGCACTCACGGTCACCTGAAGGCAGGAGGGGGCAGAGATGGGTTtgtggcagaggcagaggggGAGTGGAGCTGAGCTAGGGCTCTGCACAATGCACTTACCAACAGGTCTGGGGAACCCTGGGTGATGAAGGAGTGGGGCTGCCGGTGGGGGACCAGAGCTAGCACCAGGGGTACACCATCACTGACGACCTGCAGGGACAAGGGCAGGCCTAGCTATGCCTGAGTACTATCAGATTACACTATCTTCTCCCTGAAGCATCATCCCTTCCTTTACCCTCAGTCCCCAGGGGTCACGGAGTAGGTATCACAGATGCAGAGGTCCCTCCAAGCAACAGGCAGAGACTTTAGGAGGGCATCTCAGAAAGTGGGTGAGAAGCTGGGACAGACGTGGAAGATGCTTCCAGAGTATCACGCTTAGTTTCAACCTTGGTCCTCCCACCCTGTTATTCCTTGTCCCCCTAGCCCAAaggcaggaagagagggaaaCCTAAAAAAAAGTCAGGCCTGGGGGCAACATTCAGGAATGTTCCTGCCTAGGAAGGCGATGGAAGGGGTCCAAGGACAGATCTCCTCCCTCCTGATCTCCCTAAGGCTTTCAGAGCTTGTTAGGTGAGTCAACACTTTATCCTGGCCCTGATGAGGAGGGCACCCCTCCTGCCCCCATACTCTTCCCATGTTAACTCATTTTCTAAGGTGCTTTGAAATCAGTGACCTTGATTAGGGTTCCCATCTGCCCCAAGTGGTTGGTAAGGACAGTGGGGTTAAACCCATTTCACATAATATAAAGTTGAGGTCCTGTCTTCCTCTCACCTCTGCAAAGAATGCCTTGAGTTGGTCCAGGTGCTGGAAGATGCTAGGTGAGTTAGTGTCCAGGCGTGCAAGGCGATGGGCTGCTTCCTCAGCTGAGAGCCGAGTTGGATGTGGCTCCTGTGGGCAAGTGGCTGGTCAGCACCATGGCGTGGGCATCCCTGGCCACTATCCTCTAAGCTGGCTTTACCTTCAGCAGCTGACAGGGAGTTTGCCCAAAGTTGCTGATAATACCCTCCAGAGCCTTCCGTTCCCGCTCATCTGTCACATGGTCCAGGTCTACAGCCCCTGGGAAGGTAGGCAGAGCAGTCAGGGCTCCCCACGTGCCCTCTGCATCCACCCCTCCTGATTTTGTCCTGGCCCCAACAGTCCAGCACACTGCCCACCCTCATAGGTGCAGTAATAGAAGACATTGAGGGCCTCCTCGGCAGCTGGCCCCCGCTGCTTGTAGCCAAAGATGAGGTCGATCCACTCGTGCAGGTGGGCAGACACATACTCCGACTCCTGGGAGTAGGGAGGCAGCAATCAGTGCAGGGACGGCTGACCCCCCATGACCTTCAGAACCCCGGCTGCCTGCCATTTGCCTGTGGTTGCTTCCTCACCAGAGCCTGGCGGTGCTGCTGGATGAAGTCCTCAGGAGAGCTGGCCCACGGGGGCAGCACTACATCGCCCACCTTCTCGTTGGTCAGCTGGAGACAGCCCAGGTCAAAACCTGGCACAAAGGACTGCGTCAGCTGTCTCCCTGTCCATCCCAACTGCCCCCTGGCCACTCCACCATCTGCCCTCCATCCCCACACCTGCCCGCTCCAGTGCCAGCACCTCACACCTACCGTTCTGGTTCTCCAGGAAGTCAGGAAAGTAGAAGAATTCTGGGATGAGCTCCTTCACATCGGCGGGGCTCTCCAGGCGtgcctgccaggctgctgccacTGAGTGGAACTGCCGGTCGGAGCAGTcaaagctgggggaggggcatgggGCCAAGGTGAGGTGGGGAGAATGGGAACAGGGAGGGAGATGCTGTGgctggagggaagaagggagccAAGGGTGGGCCCAGGATGTGGGGAGGACCAGCCTCCTCCCCCAGTCTGCCCACCAGCCCCTGGGCTGTACCGGCCACTCTGCAGCTGGACGTGCAGGGAGGTGAAGGGCTCCACGCGGATAAGGTAGTGCATCACGCCTGCTGCATTGGAGTAGTGGGTGCCATAGTGGAACTTGTCAATGGTCCCCGCTGGGTCCTCAAAGCTTTCATACCTGGGGCCACAGTTGGACATGTCAGCAGAAGCCCTCCCCTCACCTTTCCCTACCCGCTAAGCCCAGCCCTGCCCGCATGCTCACTTCTCCCTCACGAGCTGGGCATGCTTGGGGTTCACCACACCGATGGGCTTAGACAGGTCCCGGAAGACGGCTGGGTTGCTGAGGTCCAGGGTTGGGGACACGTAGTCCTGCAGGACCCAGGGGAACTGGCCGCCCACCCAAGCAGGGGCTGCATGAGGGCCCTGACGGCCTACCagcccaccctgccctgccctcaccctcaccctcaagAAGGCGGGTACAGAACCTGCCCACAGGTTGGGGGAGCACCACTTAGAGGGGTCACAGGGGAGCAAGACAGACTGTCCTGGAACAGGATTCCTTTTGAGGAATAGAGGCtaggtggggaggggaaggtaGTGAGGCTGGGGACCTCTGGGGGTTGGCAGGGAACAGAGGCCAGCTCTTCATTGGCACACCTACCCAGGACCAAGCTCAGGGCTTGGCCCACTGGCAGGTACCTACACTTGGGGGAACCAAGGGCTGATAGGTCagaggggcaggggtggaggggtACAGAGTGAGGCCCTCACCACAGGGTACTGAGACAGGTCATTGTAGGTCCGCCCCGCAATGGTGTTGAGTTGCATCAAGTACTCGAAGTTGGATATCTCACGCTGTACCCATTTCTGGGGACAGGGGCAATCAAGATGTGAGCCAGGTGGGCTGTCCAGCACTGCCCCCTGATTCAGGGTCCCAACTTCACATCCCTCACACTCCGGGCTCTCACCTGTGTAAGGCCTGAGGCACGCAGCATCTCCTGGGGGGAGCGGCTGCTTAGGTAGCCTTGAGAGGGAGGCCGTAGGCGCAAGAGCCACGAGTACACCTGGTTCCGTACCTGGGTGTGGGGTGGGatggggccaggctggggcctGGGAGTCTGGCTAGGAGATGAGGCTGGGGTCGTGCCCACCTTGCATGGGAAGTTGAGGAAGTAGTTGGCCTGATCGATAAAGAAGAGCTCAAGTGCTGAACGGCGCAGGTTGAAACGCCGCAGGTGGACCTCACGCAGCTGGGCCAATGGGCGCCGGAAATCATAGCCAATGCCTATGGGGAGGAACAGCAGGTACAGGAGTCACTCACCCCAAGCCCACCCAGACCTCAGCCATTCCCTGCCATCTTCCCAACCCACACCACCAGGACGCACCCTCCTCAGTTTCGACACGCTCAGTGCTGCCATCGTAGAAGTACACATTCTGTGTGGTGACCTCCAGCAGCCCTGGGACCACGGCCACTACCGTCACCAGCTGGCACTCAGCCGACAGCACCAGCTTCTCACGCTGCTCATCCAGTTCTGCTGCTTCCATCCTAAAGACCAGCAACCTACCTCAGGCTCTAGGCTCTGGGACCCCCTTCTTCACAAGCCCAAAGGGCATCCAAGTGCCATTGAGTCATGGGGTATATACTCTCATGACTCCCAGAGATGGGGAGGGGCTGTCTAGGGTCCAGAACCTACTGGTCCCAGCCCCTGTCCCCAGCCTGCCACCCACTAGGCTTCTGAATATTTTGCCAGGATGCCAACCCTTGTCCCCTGCTCCCCTCACCCAGCCCCTGCCCACTCCCTGGGCCCCCTTCCCGCTCTGGTTTGTTTCTCAGTGCTGTCCTCGGGTGCCTGGCTGTTAAAAGAGAAACTCAGCCCTGTTAGGAGACTTTCCCACCCCCCATCTGGCTTTGGACAGTCCCTTCAGGGGGATGTAGTCAGGCAGCAGAAGAGGGAGTTGATCCCACAGAGGCATGCACACACTGGAGCAGACCCCTTGCCCACCACCCCAGTCCGATCTCTCCAGGGCCTCACTCACGGGGTCTCCAGCTCAGCCAGCTCATCTTCGCCGAGCTGGTCCTCCTGCAGCTCCTCGGGTGGGGTGCTCACTTTGGCCTCTTTGGTCACTGCCAGAGGCAGTGAGGCCTCCTCAGTGGGTGTCAGGGGAACCTCACCTGCAAGGGGCCAAGGGTACTCAGATGAAGCAAGGCAGGATGGGACACGGGACAATTGAGTTGGGCGGACCCAGCTCAGCATACTCCCTCACCCAGATTGTCACGGAGGGCACTGGCTTCCAGGTGAGGGTCGAAGTGATGGTTGGGCACCAGCTTCAGACGCATGCGTGAGTATGTCTCAGCGCTGGACAGTTTCCAGCGGAGGGTGGGAGGGTCCCTGTAGAATGTCCCCCAGGTCATGGGTCGGTAGAAGGCTGTAGACACCCCCATCCCTCACCCCAAAGGCAGTCTGGGGTTCCAGGTGACCCCCTCCCTCCCAAGCCCCACCCCTCCACAGTGACACTGCCTCAAGCCCGGCCCACCTCAGCGCCCATGCCCCACATGGGCTGGCGAGCTGGCGCCACAGCGTGCCCCAGTGCAGCAGGGCTGTGGAGTGCTGCGCTGCCTGCTGCTTCAGCGCTGCCGTGTAGCGCAGCCCCTCCAGGCGCGCCCGCCTCTGCGCAGGTTCCAGCACCAGCTCCTGGGGTGGGGGAAATAGGTCAGTCCCCTGGCTGCTGCCTGTCCTACCCCTATTTCTCCACCTTGTGAGACATCTCCTGGGCGCATGTGTGGATCAGtttcccatccccacccctgtGGCACACCTGGAAGGCCCGACGACTCTGGGCACGCTCCCGCTGGCGCCGCTGCCCACTGCTCATGAGCATGTCATAGCAGGCATTCCAGAAACCTGACATAAGGTCGTGGCTCTTAGCATACGTGTCCATTTCGAACTGGGACATGGTTGGCTGCACCTGGAGGATTGGTCAGAGGAGAACAGTGCTCGATATGGGCCCCAGTCCCCACTCCTcttcctgggccccacctccaggcACCTGTTTGTCGATGAAGTGGCGCCATTCGGGTGTGGCACAAAAAGCCTGGAAGTCTTCAAAGAAGGTGGGGCTGCCATTGGTGGGTGGCAGGGAGGGTAGTCCCCACTGCAGCCCCAGCGGCTCATAGGCACGGTCTAGCAGCGTGCGTACCAGCGGCACCAGCCAGGAGCAGCGCTCTGCGGCTGCTGTGGCTGCAGGTGGGGGCCCTGTCTTATCAGTGGCTGACTCGGAGGAAGAGGTGTTCAGCGCCCGCCCCAGTGCAGCCTCCAGCTTGGAGAGCACATAGCAGGCTTCCTCCTGGCGGGCTGGCACTGCAGTCTGTAGCAGCATGTGCAATCTCACATAGGCCTGGGCATGCAGCTGTGGGTGCAAGAGAGATGAGTGGCACCCAGCCACTCTTGGAGCTCCCCACACCTCCCATGCCCCCTGCCCCCATGTTCACCCTGTGCTCACCTGTGGGTCTTCCAGCAGGATGTAGCCAAGCACAAGCCGCAGGCCAATCTGTGCCATCTCACGGAGATCAGCTGTGCCGTTGGCCAGGTGGGGCCAGGCTCCCAGGCGATCAAGTAGGCTGCATACACCTTCAAAGAGCTGCCACAGACAACGGGTTCCCAACAGACATCACCAGGGGAGGCCAGGAGTCCATGGAAAGAGAGCAAAGTAAAGTTTGCGCTGGGGGCCAGGTAGGGTTTGTGCACACAGGCAAGTCCACGCTCACAGGCATTCATGCTGATGTACCCACAACTGCGCACGTGTACCCATCCACCTCCCAGACCAGATCCCTGCAGCCTTGCGTGAACCTGAGTGTTCATGTGGCTCACGCCTCTCTGAGGGGCCGCACCTTCTCACTCCACAGTTCCTGGTTACCATGGCCTTCAGCACACAGGAAGTCCTGCAGCAGACGCAGCAGCCAAAGCACCTGCTGGGTGAGGCTGGCCAGGACCCCCACGGGGGCTTCCTTGATGTCGGTCAGGGCTGACTCCAGCATCATCTCCAGGAGGCTGGCGGGTGAGTGGGGAACTCAAGGGTCTACCTGactgtcttctttccttcccccgAGGCTCCCTGAAGCCCCTCCCGCTCCAGACTTGCCCTCTCACCTGCGCTTGATGCAGTCTGGTGGGCGCACAAGTGTGGCTGAGGCCCCCAGCTGGGTGAGCACCGAGAAAACCTGGCCACGCTCCCGCCAGGCAGCCTCATCGCTGCCTTCCACACCACGCCACGTCACCGAGAACAGCACGTTGGTGAGCAGATTGCACAACTCTTCCTCAGAGGTTTGCTGTGGGCACAGGTGGGTGATGTGGGCATGGGTTGTGGGCCGCAGAGGGAATCAGGCTGATGCCCATCCATCCCCAGTCAGCATCCCTCCTGGGGTagccacccaggaggcagagcatTTGGCTAACAGTGAGCCTGGCACTAAGGGCGTGGAAGAACTGTTTAGGGGTCTCAGCTACTACCTGAGTTCCAGGCAGAATCCTGGGGTCTCGCCAGACTCCCAAGAAGAGATGAGGCAGTTCACATAGAACGAGCAGAGGCCCATCCCCAAACCCAGAAGCCCAGGGCAGGGCCATTGGCGTTTGCTGCCCTTGGACCCTCTGAGGTCTCTGCCCTACAGGCTCTCTTGAGGGCCCTTCTGAAGCCTGGCTGGTGTCACCCACTCTGGCTCGTCATGACTCGCACTGTTCCAGGAGCCCTCTGGGAACACAACTACAGATGAGAGCTATGATGGGACAGCACAGGCCTGACTGGCAGTGCAACCCTGGTCAGACAGGGCCACACCTTTGGAGAGGCTACACTGCCAGTCCTGTGTAACAGAAGTGTCCTCCCTTGGGTACCATGCAGTGGCAGAGGGTGGGCCCATCTCACCTGTGGGTTGCTGGTGTTCGAGGTATCATCCCCGTTAATGGTGGGCTCTGGGAGGCTGCCGTCCTCCAGCACATTGGAGAGACTAGAGCTGTGGTGGCCAGGGGCAGCAGAAAAGGGCCTCGGCCCATCCAGTGGGGAAGGAGTGccaggctggctggctggagTAAGAGTACCACTGCTGCCGCCACCACCAGCAGTGTTGCCTGATCCTACACTAGACCGTTCCAGGCCCAGGTCAAAGGGCATGCAGAATGGGGAGAGAGCATGGTAAAAGCCATCAGGGTCAGGGCAGGGGGCCTCTGAGGGCAGGAAGACATCTGAAGGCTCAGCAGGTGACTCAGTGGGTGGCTTGGGTGGGGCTGGCTTGGGAGAGGTGGGTGACTctggggaagaaggagggggaCTGCCAGCTGTGGCAGCCTCCAGGACATATAGCCGGGTCAGCACATCCTGCCAGCCAGCCTGTCGGGCCAGAAGGCGCACTATATCTGGCTGTCCATAGATGAGGTGGAAGAGCTGCAGGCAAGAGCACAGCACGTGAGGACGCATCCAACTGCCTGCCCCAGACCCTCATCCGGGGTCTTTGCAGAGGAGGGCTCCAGAGACCCCCTCATGAGACAGGCAAGGTGAAGGCCAGAGGGTAGAAGccaccctccccctcccccaaagCTTTTACATCTCATGCTCACCTGGCGACAGATGTCTAGGCGAACGCTGAGGTCAGCCTGGAGGGACAGCTGTACCACAGCCAGCAGATCTGAGAGGTTCAGGCAATCTGGGGGGGATGGGTTGGGGGGACCTGAGGGACTGACCCGACTAGGAAGGGTCgggcccagccctggcccctgtGCCACtaccttccttcttcctgcctgcctgccctgtTTTTCTGACATGTCACCCCCTCCACTTGGCTGTAACCAGGTTGTACCTGCCCCCAGGAACAGCTTGTAGAGTCCCTGGCAGAGCTGGGGGGAAACAGTCCCCTCAGGCAAGCAGGCAATCAGACCCTGGAGACCACACTCCCGCAGCCGGAGGCGCTGGCGGCTCCGCTCAGGTAGCCGCTCATTCTGCTGCAGTCTGCGCAGGATCTGTGTGGGGGTCATCGGAGGACTGTCATCATGTGGAAGGAGTTACTGTAGGAGGGGAAGTCACCGTGCAGGTGTGTGGCTCAAGAGGCCCTTGAAGGCAGCTTCATCTGCTGGCCCAAGGCCTGCTGTACCTCCCTGAACCCCAGGCAGGGGCCCCAGTGAATGGGATGCCAGGGGAGGGGATGGGCTGGATGTACCTTGCAGACTCGATCGGGCAGCAGGGGCAGTGACCCTGGCCGCACTAGCAGGGCCAGCAGCACTTCGAGGTTCCCTGGCTCCAACAGAAAGATAGCCAAGGACTCCTGCGCCAGGGAACCGTGCAGCAGGGCTAGCAGCAGGTCCAGCACACCCACCACCTGGGGATGCAGAGTCTCACACTGTGCCAGGCCCCCATGCCCCCCTCACCCAAGCCTCCCCTTCCCCAACCTCCAGCCTACCTGGCCATCATCGCCTGTGGCTGCCAAAAAGTTCAGCATGATCTGCGTGACCTGCACGTCATCTGCTGAGAGGCTCCGCACCAGGAACTCCCTTGCCAGGCCCAGGAGGGAGGTCTGCACGGTGCGTAGGTCGTCAGCAGCCAGGGGGCGCTCCCGCTGCGGGCTGGCAGGTCAGCAGGCACACCCAGCCAGGTCCGGAGAAAGGTGGGGAGACAGggggagaaagggggagagagggggagagagggggagggagggtgggcagGTGAGTCAGGTAAGCGCATAGCCCAGTCCCCAAGGCCAGAGGCCACTGTGTCAGCGTCAGCCCCCCATGGCCCATCTGGCCCCACTGGCCTCACCTGTAGTGGGTGCGCAGAGCATCCAGGATAAACTGGACGCCGTACTTCTTCCGCAGCTTCTGTCTGTGCTCCCGAACGATGCTGGACATGTACTGGATGTGGCCTGAGCAGGAATGAGCAGGAGGCTCAGGCCACTAGGCTGAGCTGGACCCTTCAGATCCTCCAGGCCAGGGCCATGTGCCTGTCAGACTTCCAGGGCAGGGTCATAGTCCCCTCAGCCACCCCATGGCATTCTGGATTCCTATCAGGTGAGTCCCTCAGATCCCCCAGAGCAGCGTTCTAACTTCTCAGTGCTCAGCCACCCTATGGCCAGCCCCTTGCTCAGGTCCTCACACCTACCGAGGCGCACGGCGAAGTCACTGAGGGTCCAGAGGTGAAAGTTGAAGAGCAAATGCTGGTAGAGTAGGTACAGGAGGGGCCCGCTGCCCTCAGCCGCCACTTGCTCCATCAGCAGCTGGGCAGACATGAGCACGTTCATGTCCATGGCCCAGCTGGGGACCTGGGGTGAGACAGGAGCTGGAGTGAGGGCTCAGGCTCTGCCCACCTGCTGTCTGAACTTCTCAGCTGCCACCCTTCCCTGCACAGCCATGATGGCCACAGACATGGCCACCCACCTGCTCAGAACCCTTTGGGGGCTCCCTGCCGCCTCTGACATGCAAGCCTCCTGCCTGCTGTGCGGGTCCCCACCCCAACCTGTGCTGGGCCTTTCCCCAAATCTTCCAGATCCAACCCTGCTCGGCCTTTCAGGGCCCACTCAAGTATCAACTCTCCCAGGAGGTTCTCCATGACTGACAGGGCAGCAGGTTCCCCACTCAGTCCCCTCGGTCAGACAGGCTGACCATATCCCTAATCCTCCATGC contains the following coding sequences:
- the NBEAL2 gene encoding neurobeachin-like protein 2 isoform X3, whose translation is MAASERLYELWLLYYAQKDLGYLQQWLKAFVGAFKKSISLSSLEPRRPEEAGAEVPLLPLDALHVLAEQLHQADLEQALLLLKLFIILCRNLENIEAGRGQVLVPRVLALLTKLVAELKGCPPPQDQGAQLENVALHALLLCEGLFDPYQTWRRQRSGEVISSKEKSKYKFPPAALPQEFSAFFQESLQNADHLPPILLLRLIHLFCAILAGGKENGQMAVSDGSVKGLLSVVRGWSHGPAPDPHLVPLALEALVGAVHVLHASRTPPRGPELRALLESYFHVLNADWPAGLSSGPEEALVTLRVSMLDAIPMMLACEDRPVLQATFLSNNCFEHLTRLIQNSKVLDQDTDAIAVHVVRVLTCIMSDSPSAKEVFKERIGYPHLQEVLQSHGPPTHRLLQELLNMAVEGDHSLCPPPPIRNEQPILVLVQWLPSLPTAELRLFLAQRLRWLCDSCPASRATCVQAGLVGCLLETLSTGLALEARCQEQLLALLQALGRVSIRPMELRHLLRPPPGLDSGPGGAEAGKARHAGAVIRSLSGMARHQGPARALRYFDLTPSMAGIMVPPVQRWPGPGFTFHAWLCLHPMDIAPTPAPTRPLQRKQLYSFFTSSGSGFEAFFTAAGTLVVAVCTRKEYLTMSLPEVSFADSAWHCVAIVHVPGRRPFSQNLVHVYKDGHLVKTAPLRCPSLSEPFSSCCIGSAGHRTTTTTTGLPMPPVPATLAYTHPALTRSQSVPASTGLGWGSGLVAPLQEGSIDSTLAGTQDTRWGSPTSLEGELGTVAIFHEALQATALWTLCTLGPNETAPFKPEGELHELSTRLLLHYSPQACKNNICLDLSPSHGLDGRLTGHRVETWDVKDVVNCVGGMGALLPLLERVAAQPKEAEASPAETHDLVGPELTSGHKTQGLVLPLGKSSEERMERNAVAAFLLMLRNFLQGHVVNQESLVQCQGPAIIGALLRKVPSWAMDMNVLMSAQLLMEQVAAEGSGPLLYLLYQHLLFNFHLWTLSDFAVRLGHIQYMSSIVREHRQKLRKKYGVQFILDALRTHYSPQRERPLAADDLRTVQTSLLGLAREFLVRSLSADDVQVTQIMLNFLAATGDDGQVVGVLDLLLALLHGSLAQESLAIFLLEPGNLEVLLALLVRPGSLPLLPDRVCKILRRLQQNERLPERSRQRLRLRECGLQGLIACLPEGTVSPQLCQGLYKLFLGADCLNLSDLLAVVQLSLQADLSVRLDICRQLFHLIYGQPDIVRLLARQAGWQDVLTRLYVLEAATAGSPPPSSPESPTSPKPAPPKPPTESPAEPSDVFLPSEAPCPDPDGFYHALSPFCMPFDLGLERSSVGSGNTAGGGGSSGTLTPASQPGTPSPLDGPRPFSAAPGHHSSSLSNVLEDGSLPEPTINGDDTSNTSNPQQTSEEELCNLLTNVLFSVTWRGVEGSDEAAWRERGQVFSVLTQLGASATLVRPPDCIKRSLLEMMLESALTDIKEAPVGVLASLTQQVLWLLRLLQDFLCAEGHGNQELWSEKLFEGVCSLLDRLGAWPHLANGTADLREMAQIGLRLVLGYILLEDPQLHAQAYVRLHMLLQTAVPARQEEACYVLSKLEAALGRALNTSSSESATDKTGPPPAATAAAERCSWLVPLVRTLLDRAYEPLGLQWGLPSLPPTNGSPTFFEDFQAFCATPEWRHFIDKQVQPTMSQFEMDTYAKSHDLMSGFWNACYDMLMSSGQRRQRERAQSRRAFQELVLEPAQRRARLEGLRYTAALKQQAAQHSTALLHWGTLWRQLASPCGAWALRDPPTLRWKLSSAETYSRMRLKLVPNHHFDPHLEASALRDNLGEVPLTPTEEASLPLAVTKEAKVSTPPEELQEDQLGEDELAELETPMEAAELDEQREKLVLSAECQLVTVVAVVPGLLEVTTQNVYFYDGSTERVETEEGIGYDFRRPLAQLREVHLRRFNLRRSALELFFIDQANYFLNFPCKVGTTPASSPSQTPRPQPGPIPPHTQVRNQVYSWLLRLRPPSQGYLSSRSPQEMLRASGLTQKWVQREISNFEYLMQLNTIAGRTYNDLSQYPVFPWVLQDYVSPTLDLSNPAVFRDLSKPIGVVNPKHAQLVREKYESFEDPAGTIDKFHYGTHYSNAAGVMHYLIRVEPFTSLHVQLQSGRFDCSDRQFHSVAAAWQARLESPADVKELIPEFFYFPDFLENQNGFDLGCLQLTNEKVGDVVLPPWASSPEDFIQQHRQALESEYVSAHLHEWIDLIFGYKQRGPAAEEALNVFYYCTYEGAVDLDHVTDERERKALEGIISNFGQTPCQLLKEPHPTRLSAEEAAHRLARLDTNSPSIFQHLDQLKAFFAEVVSDGVPLVLALVPHRQPHSFITQGSPDLLVTVSASGLLGTHSWLPYDRNISNYFSFSKDPTMGSHKTQRLLSGPWVPDSGVSGQALAVAPDGKLLFSGGHWDGSLRVTALSRGKLLSQLSRHLDVVTCLALDTCGIYLISGSRDTTCMVWRLLHQGGLSVGLAPKPVQVLYGHGAAVSCVAINTELDMAVSGSEDGTVIIHTVRRGQFVAALQPPSASVPGPIFHLALGSEGQIVVQSSAWERPGAQVTYSLHLYSVNGKLRASLPLAEQPTALTVTEDFVLLGTAQCALHILQLNTLLPAAPPLPMKVAIRSVAVTKERSHVLVGLEDGKLIVVGAGQPSEVRSSQFARKLWRSSRRISQVSSGETEYNPAEAR